The proteins below are encoded in one region of Edaphobacter bradus:
- a CDS encoding glucosamine inositolphosphorylceramide transferase family protein has protein sequence MSSVPVTAATGGITQPSPVPLKVGVVLRSSQVPGWVYYLLGKLIGYKAVELVLVVVDDDSKVAVGAGRGPILFRFWAGFDRWFRRTRTDALRLRDWHELRSDSVTVVMLRASNTAAQSELDIAALKEASPGLLLYFGDDALGAEVAACARQGMWSVQQVGPCGTAAIPSQFWDMYEGNCISRYGPQVVEQTQNRTRILYRPSPLTNFLSLALNQNAAFWEVADFLATQLNDAARLQTDTQLCPEVNASQHLFPRTMGNMRMAGFLMQWARRILRHEFKRRLFREQWTIALQPKSGMSTVNCEHGFRIVRPPRDRFYADPFLVERNGRNYVFFEDYKFASRKGLISCCELDAEGNCSKPRVVLERKYHLSYPFLFTWQGNLYMIPETRDNRTIEMYRASDFPYSWVHEAVLMSDVAATDSTLLYYHEKWWLFTAGVLDHASPHERLFLFFAESPLGPWTAHPKNPIVSDARHARPAGCLYFDNGQLIRPGQDCSKGYGYATQLHQVSVLSETDYHETLLTSIPPDRIPGSIGIHTFNQNDEFRVIDCNFLIPRFDFNSFASAFHRVGGSVRQLGRS, from the coding sequence GTGGGTGTGGTACTGCGCTCGTCTCAGGTGCCAGGCTGGGTCTACTATCTTCTCGGGAAGCTGATTGGCTACAAGGCGGTCGAACTTGTCCTCGTCGTTGTGGATGATGACTCGAAGGTGGCAGTGGGGGCAGGCCGCGGTCCTATTCTATTTCGATTCTGGGCCGGGTTCGATCGCTGGTTCCGTCGAACCAGAACCGATGCTCTCCGGTTGCGGGATTGGCACGAATTGAGGAGCGACTCTGTCACCGTTGTGATGCTCCGAGCGAGTAACACCGCCGCCCAATCGGAGCTCGACATTGCTGCTCTAAAGGAAGCCAGTCCCGGCTTGCTGCTGTATTTCGGTGACGATGCTCTCGGAGCTGAAGTTGCAGCGTGCGCACGACAGGGCATGTGGTCAGTGCAACAAGTAGGTCCGTGCGGAACGGCGGCGATTCCAAGTCAGTTCTGGGATATGTATGAAGGCAATTGCATCTCTCGATATGGGCCGCAGGTAGTTGAGCAAACGCAGAATCGAACACGAATTCTGTATCGCCCCTCACCTCTTACAAATTTCCTCTCCCTCGCTTTGAATCAGAACGCGGCTTTCTGGGAAGTCGCTGATTTTCTAGCCACCCAACTCAACGATGCTGCGCGGCTGCAGACGGATACGCAATTGTGCCCCGAGGTAAATGCGAGCCAGCACTTATTTCCTCGCACTATGGGCAATATGCGCATGGCGGGTTTCCTGATGCAGTGGGCCAGGCGAATCCTGCGCCACGAATTCAAAAGGCGCCTGTTTCGTGAGCAATGGACAATTGCCCTGCAACCGAAGAGTGGCATGTCGACGGTCAATTGCGAGCACGGCTTTAGAATTGTTCGCCCCCCTCGGGATCGTTTCTACGCCGATCCGTTCCTAGTCGAAAGGAATGGACGTAATTACGTTTTCTTTGAAGACTACAAATTCGCTTCTCGAAAAGGCTTGATTTCGTGCTGCGAGCTGGACGCTGAGGGCAACTGCAGCAAACCGCGAGTGGTGCTGGAACGCAAATACCATCTCTCGTATCCGTTCCTCTTCACCTGGCAAGGAAATCTATACATGATTCCCGAAACTCGTGACAATAGGACAATTGAAATGTATCGAGCGAGCGACTTCCCGTATTCATGGGTTCACGAAGCAGTCCTCATGTCGGACGTGGCGGCGACGGACTCCACGCTGCTGTACTACCACGAGAAGTGGTGGCTGTTTACGGCGGGCGTGCTCGATCATGCTTCACCCCACGAAAGGTTGTTCCTGTTCTTCGCTGAGTCTCCGTTGGGGCCTTGGACGGCCCATCCGAAGAACCCTATCGTTTCCGACGCTCGCCACGCGCGTCCCGCAGGGTGCCTATATTTCGACAACGGACAACTCATCAGACCGGGGCAGGATTGCTCAAAGGGTTATGGCTACGCGACCCAACTGCACCAGGTGAGTGTGCTCTCAGAGACGGATTATCATGAGACGCTGCTCACGAGCATTCCTCCTGACCGGATCCCAGGAAGCATCGGTATCCATACGTTCAATCAGAATGATGAGTTTCGAGTAATCGACTGCAACTTTCTGATTCCGCGTTTCGACTTCAACTCATTCGCCTCCGCCTTTCATAGGGTTGGAGGCTCAGTGCGACAACTTGGTCGCTCGTGA